Genomic DNA from Desulfonema ishimotonii:
AACCTGGATCTTTTTTTTAAAAGCAAGGCGCTTATCCGATTCGTATACCCAAGAATTTCCTGTTCCATCTGTTCCAATTCTTTAGCGTTGCGAACCAAGCGATTCGGATCTTCTTCCAGTTCTTTCAGGCAAGCATAGGCTTCATCAGCAGTATTGCAATCTTCAGCTTTCTTCATCAGCACAATCCATTTTTGTTCATGTCAGCGTAACAGAGAATATCATGCTTTTTGCTCTAAAAGATAGGCTTTTTAAAAACCGGAAAAATGGGAATGCGCCCGCAGAAGATACAAAATGATAATTTTTTTCATATTATCGTTTTTATGCTTAATTGCCGGATTGATAATTTTAATATTGGGTTCTGGGTTTCATTCCCATTCTTTTAAAAGCTCGATTGGCGCGCTTTACCGCATTTTCATTAGAACGTCTTCGAGTTTCAGTTCCGTAACGACCATGTGCTTCTCCTTTTTGAATTTGAGTTGCTCTACCTAATTCATGAGCCAATTCCGCAGCAGGCGTAATAGGCGATGTGCTAAGAAATCCTGACGGATAATTTGCGTTAACATCGGGGTCAAAATATATATCTGCACCGGTATTTGTTGGGACGGTTGAAGAACGTCCCCATCCGTTTTCAGAGAGATGGGCAAAAATCCGATATAAATTTTCACTCAAAATTAATTCATCAATATCGGCTTCAATGCTTCCGTCATTATCGCATGGAGTACGTGAAAGCATACCCTGCTCGTTAAAAGATAAGCTTCCGTATATAAACTGTCTGAGCTGACTGAGTATATATTGCTGTTGCTCAGGAGTCCCCATAAGTTGAATTCGCAACCCCTCTGGATCAGCCCAATTCACCGGATCCCCCAGACAATACCCATACAAATCCGTATCGCCCCCGGCAAACCCGATGGGATCTTTCGCCGTCCACCGCCCGGTATCCGGGTCATAATCCCGATACCCGAAGCGTATCAGCCCGGTGTCTGCGTCATACAGCCCGCCTGCGAAGCCGAAGGGCACGGCAAAGGCGGTGTTGCTGTCGCTGATGACATTGCCGAACGTATCATATCCGATGCGCTTCACCGCATTGCCGGACGCATCCGTGACCGCCCGCAGCGTGCCCACCTGATCATAGGCAAGATAATACCGCTGCCCGCCCTTTGTCATGGCGACCGGCATTCTGCCGCCTGCATATTCAAAGCGCATTTTCAGGGCATTTTAGCGGGGTAATCCAAAGGTATTTCTAATTACAGACGGTTCTGTCAATGCGGGGGATACAGCCGTTATTGGAGGGGGGGGAAAGATGTTCAGGGTGAATATCGTGAAGTCTTTATCATCCTGAACATCCAGATAGAAAAATGAATACAGAATTGATTCCTTATGTTTCGCCTCTTTCCCTGCTGACTTTTTCAATCAGAATTTGAAGCATATTTGCAAAATCCATATCACTTACAGTCAACCTTGCTTCGGACTCATCCAATTTATGAATCTTGTGAAAAACCTCAAATGAAGCTCCGTTTATAAAAAGAACGAGCATGGTCAAATCGTTATCACAGGCCACCTCATTTAGCCGATTCATTCCTTCTTCTGTCAGCTTCAAAAGAATAACCGGACGACCTAAAACCGGATCATCATTTGGGACGGCGGATATAACCCTACAACGACATTTGGACATATTCCAGAATAAAGTGAAAAATTCGAGACTGATTACAAGATAATAATCTTATAAAATATATTTTATAAGATTATCTCTGATAACTATTCATAAAAGTCCGTTTCATAAGGATTATTATCTCATAAAATATCCTAAAACACACAATTTTTATGAGACATAGACAGGCTGCGTTGTAGGGATAACAGAAAGAGAAACTTCGGAAAGCCGCATAGCCCGGGAGGAAAATGAAAAAAACCGCGCCGGAATGTTTAATAGCCTGAGTTTTGCAGGAGGTATAGTATCCACCTTATATTTTATGAACTTGTAAAAAGTTG
This window encodes:
- a CDS encoding RHS repeat-associated core domain-containing protein, producing the protein MPVAMTKGGQRYYLAYDQVGTLRAVTDASGNAVKRIGYDTFGNVISDSNTAFAVPFGFAGGLYDADTGLIRFGYRDYDPDTGRWTAKDPIGFAGGDTDLYGYCLGDPVNWADPEGLRIQLMGTPEQQQYILSQLRQFIYGSLSFNEQGMLSRTPCDNDGSIEADIDELILSENLYRIFAHLSENGWGRSSTVPTNTGADIYFDPDVNANYPSGFLSTSPITPAAELAHELGRATQIQKGEAHGRYGTETRRRSNENAVKRANRAFKRMGMKPRTQY